DNA sequence from the Vicingus serpentipes genome:
TTTTATTTGGGTCAATCTGACACGAAACTTGATACTGACCCCGCATACATTGTTGTAATGAGCGGTGGTGGAATACCTAGCGAATCGGGGTTAATGAGAACTTATATGACTGCAGAAGTAGCCCATAAATTTAAAACTGCTAAAATTATTGTTACCATGCCTGGCGACTATACCGACACCTTATCTTCTTCTTATTTAATGAAAAAAGAATTAGTAATAAGAGGTATAGATGAAAATCGAATTATATTTGAAAACAGAGGAACAAATACTCGTTCTCAAGCTTTAGAAGTTGGTAAATTAATGGATAAAAAACTGCCTACACTTTTGGTTACTTCTCCCGAACATATGTATAGATCGTTAAAATCTTTTCAAAAAATTGGCTTTACCAAAATTAGCGGGCAAGCCGCCTTTTCACATCCTGTAGAAGCTTCTTTTTTATTCGAAGACAACGAATTAGGAGGAAACAACATGATTCCTAACATTGGCAACAATACTCAACTCCGTTACCAATTCTGGAGTCATTTAAACTATCAGATAATAGTTTACCGCGAATATGTTGCTATTGCTTTTTATAAAATAAAAGGCTGGTTATAACAACCCTTATCTTCTTTTTTTAAAAAAAAATCAATTTACTTGGTTCACTACCTCTTTTTAGGTACATTTGCATTAATTTAGAATCAATCTAAATAAGATAAAAATGATAACAGTTTCAGAAAACGCAAAAAACCAAGCCATTAAATTAATGTCTGAAGATGGCTCACCTAAAGATAGTTTCATCCGTGTTGGTGTTAAAGGTGGCGGATGTTCAGGTCTAGTTTACGACTTAACTTTCGATCATGTAATTAATGAAGATGACAAAGTATTTGAAGACAATGGCGTAAAAATAGTTTGCGACAAAAAAAGTATTCTATACTTAGCCGGAACAGAATTAGACTTTTCGGGAGGATTAAATGGTAAAGGCTTTTTATTTAAAAACCCTAACGCAAATAGAACTTGCGGTTGTGGTGAAAGTTTTTCTTTATAAAAAAGATTATGGCAGGATATACAGAGGAAGATTTAGAAAAGGATTTAGAGAATCAAGAATATAAATATGGTTTTACTTCTAATATTGAATCAGAGGTAATTCCTAAAGGTTTAAATGAAGATGTTATTCGATTAATTTCTTCAAAAAAAGAGGAGCCACAATGGCTTTTAGATTATAGACTTAAAGCATTCGCTTTATGGCAAAACATGACCGAAAAGCATTGGGCTCATGTAAAATACCCTAAAGTGGATTTTCAAGACTTGTCTTATTATTCCGCTCCAAAAAAGAAAGAAAATGTTAATTGGGAGGATGTTGATCCAGAAATGAAAGCAACAATGGATAAGCTTGGTATTTCTATGGATGAACAAAAAGCTTTAAGTGGTGTTGCCGTTGATTTTGTATTTGATTCGGTTTCTGTAAAAACTTCTTTTCAAGATAAATTACATGATTTAGGAATTATTTTCTGTTCATTTAGTGAGGCAGTTAAAAATCATCCCGAATTGGTAAAACAATATATGGGAACAGTTGTACCTGCAACAGATAATTTTTATGCAGCATTAAATGCAGCCGTTTTTTCAGATGGGTCTTTCTGTTATATTCCTAAGGGAGTAAGATGCCCTATGGAACTTTCAACTTATTTTAGAATTAATGAAGCTAGTACCGGACAATTTGAAAGAACACTTTTAATTGCAGACGAAGGCAGCTATGTAAGTTATTTAGAAGGTTGTACTGCTCCCCAAAGAGATGAAAACCAACTACACGCGGCTGTTGTTGAGCTAATTGCTTTAGACAATGCTGAAATAAAATATTCAACTGTACAAAACTGGTATCCAGGAGATAAAGAAGGTAAAGGTGGAATATACAATTTTGTAACTAAAAGAGGAATTTGCCATAATAATTCAAAAATTTCATGGACCCAAGTTGAAACTGGCTCTGCTGTTACATGGAAATATCCTTCTTGTATTTTAAAAGGTGATAATTCAATTGGGGAATTCTATTCTGTTGCTGTAACTAATAATTACCAGCAAGCAGATACAGGAACCAAAATGATTCATTTAGGTAAAAACACAAAAAGTACAATTATATCTAAAGGAATTTCTGCTGGATTCAGCAACAACTCTTATAGAGGGTTAGTTCAGATAAACAAGAACGCAACTAACGCTAGAAACTTTACTCAATGTGACTCTTTATTAATGGGAGATAAATGTGGCGCTCACACCTTCCCTTATATAGAAGCAAAAAATAGTTCCGCAAAAATTGAGCACGAGGCAACAACTTCAAAAATTGGGGAAGACCAAATATTTTATTGCAATCAAAGAGGTATAGATACTGAAAAAGCAATCAATTTAATTGTAAATGGATATTGTAAAGAAGTATTGAACAAGCTTCCAATGGAATTTGCAGTAGAAGCACAAAAATTATTAGAAATTAGTTTAGAAGGTTCTGTAGGATAGAACATTAAAAATAAAGAGATGTTAAGTATAAAAAATTTACACGCGAGTATAAACGACAAAGAAATTCTTAAAGGAATTAATTTAGAAATTAAAGCAGGAGAAGTTCATGCTATAATGGGACCAAATGGTTCTGGTAAAAGTACTTTGTCGTCTGTATTAGCCGGAAGAGAAGATTATGAAGTAACTCAAGGTGAAGTTAATTTTGATGGAAAAGATTTATTAGAATTAAATCCCGAAGATAGAGCTAGAGAAGGTTTATTCCTTGCTTTTCAGTATCCAATAGAAATACCTGGGGTTAGTAATATCAATTTCTTAAAAACTGCTATAAGCGAAAAACGAGAATATCTTGGCCAAGAACCTGCTACAGCTAAAGAATTTTTAGCTATGGTTAAAGAAAAATCGGCTTTAGTAGAATTAGATGCTAAATTAGCTTCTCGTTCTGTTAACGAAGGTTTCTCAGGTGGTGAAAAGAAAAGAAATGAGATATTTCAAATGGCAATGCTTGAGCCTAAATTGGCAATCTTAGATGAAACAGATTCTGGTTTAGATATTGACGCTTTAAGAATTGTTGCTAATGGTGTAAATTTATTAAAATCACCAAAAAACGCTACAGTTGTTATTACACACTACCAAAGACTTTTAGACTATATAGTGCCTGATTTTGTACACGTATTATACAATGGTAGAATTGTGAAATCTGGAACTAAAGAGTTAGCTCTTGAATTAGAAGAAAAAGGATATGATTGGATTAAAGAAGAAGTGAACGCTTAATCTTTAAAGTAAACTAACCCACTAGAATGACAACACAAGAACTCACAAAAAAAGATATTTTATTAGAAAATCTAAGCCAATTAGACTTTTCTAACGAACCCCAATTTGCTAAAGAATTAAGAGCAAAATCTAAATTAGCCATAGCTAAACTAGACTTTCCTTCTTCAAAAACCGAGTATTGGAAATATACAAGAGTTGGAAAAATCATCAACAAAAACTACAACATTCAAAGAGAAGTATCTACAAATAATCTTGACATTTCAAGTTTTTTGATCCCAAATTTAGATGCTAACATTGTAGTAATTGAAAATGGTTTTTACCGTGAAGATTTAGCAAAAGTTGAAAATGAAAATGGCGTTAAAATAATTTCTATAAAAAACTCTATTGCTAATTCTGATGAATTTGTAAAAGACCATTTAGGAAGTTTGGCTAAAGTTGAAAATGAAATATTTGTTGCGTTAAACTCATTTTCATTCACAGATGGTGTCTACATAGGTTTAGATAAAAATATTATTGCATCCAAACCAATACATATTATAAACATTGTTACAGAAAGCAGTTTACACACTAACACTAGAACAATTGTAAAAGCTCATGATGGAGCTTCTGTTAAAATTATAGAAACATTTGTAAAGCTAAATGCTGAAAATAGTTTCTCAAACAGTGTTGCTGAGTTTTTCTTGAATCCAAATTCTAAAATAGAATATAACAAAATTCAAGATAAAGAAGATAATAATTACCATATAGCTACCGAACAAGCTTACCAAAGAGCAGACAGTACATTTACAATTAACACAGCAATTTTTAATGGCGCTATAGTTAGAAATAACTTAAACATTGAAGTGAATGCAAGTAATTGCGAAACTAATCTTAACGGCTTGTATTTAGGAAAAAATCAAGACCATATCGACAACCATACTGTTGTAGATCATATGAAACCTCATTGTAATTCTAACGAAGTTTATAAAGGTGTGTTGGATGATGAATCTATTGGGGTATTTAACGGTAAGGTTTTCGTTCGTCAAGACGCTCAAATAACAAATGCTTTTCAGCAAAACAACAACATTTTATTATCAGATAACGCAAGTGTAAACTCTAAACCAGAGTTAGAAATATATGCCGATGATGTAAAATGTAGTCATGGTTCTACAACTGGGCAAATAGATGATGAAGCTATTTTTTATTTACAATCTAGAGGAATTAGCAGAAGAAGTGCTTTAAACTTAATGATTAACGCTTTTGCTAAAGATGCATTAGAAAAAATAACATTAGAGCCATTACAAATCTATATTGATCAAAAAATAGAAGAACGATTCGCAAAATAATGCCTACACAAACCGAAATACTTAACATTAAAAAAATTAGGGCTGACTTTCCAATTTTAGCTAGAGAGGTTAATGGAAAACCATTGGTTTATTTTGATAATGGAGCAACTTCTCAGAAGCCTCAACAAGTAATTGATGTAATTGACAAATACTATACTTTTCAAAACAGTAATATACACAGAGGCATCCATACGCTTAGTCAAGAAGCTACAGATGCTTACGAGAAAGCAAGAATCACTGTTCAAAATTTTATTAATGCAAAACATGAGCACGAAGTAATTTTTACTTCCGGAACTACTGGAAGTATTAATTTAGTAGCATCAAGCTTTGCAAAAAAACACCTTAACAAAGGCGACGAGATTATCATCTCAACAATGGAGCATCATTCAAACATTGTTCCTTGGCAAATGGTATGTGAAGATTACGGAGCAATTTTAAAAGTTGTGCCAATAAACGACAAAGGAGAATTTTTGTTTGAGGAATTTGAAAAATTACTTTCAGATAAAACCAAATTAGTTGCTGTAACACATGTTTCTAATACTTTAGGCACAATAAATCCTGTTAAAGAAATTATTAAAAAAGCAAAAGCAATTGGTGCTTTTACATTAATAGATGGAGCGCAAGCTGTTCCTCATAAAAAAGTAGATGTACAAGAGTTAGATTGTGATTTTTATGTTTTTTCAGGACATAAAATGCTGGGACCAACTGGAGTTGGGATTCTATATGGTAAAGAAGCCATATTAAACAGCCTCCCTCCTTACCAAGGTGGTGGCGATATGATTAAAACTGTTACTTTCGAAAAAACGACCTACAACGAATTGCCACATAAATTTGAAGCTGGCACACCCAATATTGTTGGTGGTATAGCATTAGCTGCTGCTATTGACTATATGAACAACATCGGCATCCATAATATTGAAGCTTATGAGCATGAGTTATTGACCTATGCTACAGAAAAAATAAAACAAATAGAAGGTTTACGAATAATTGGGGAAGCTAAACAAAAAGCAAGTGTTTTATCATTTGTGGTTGATGGAACACATCCATCTGACATCGGAATGATAATAGATAAATTAGGAGTAGCAATTAGAACAGGTCATCACTGTACAGAGCCTTTAATGAACAGGTTAAATGTACCTGGAACCGCAAGAGCTTCTTTTGCTTTTTATAATACAACCGAAGAAATTGATATCTTCATTGAAGGGCTGAAAAGAGCTATTAAAATGCTAGTTTAATGACAATAAAAGAAATACAAGAAGAAATAGTTGATGAATTTGCTTTGTTTGATGAGTGGATGGATAAGTATGAACATATCATTGAATTAGGGAAGGATTTACCAATTATTGAAGAAAAATACAAAACAGAAGACAATTTGATTAAAGGTTGTCAATCAAGAGTATGGTTACATGCAGAATTAAATGATGGAAAAATCATTTTTACTGCAGATAGTGATGCAATTATTACAAAAGGGATAATTGCTTTAATGATAAGAGTTTTCTCTAACCATACACCTAAAGAAATTGCAGAATCTGATTTGTTTTTTATAGATCAAATTGGTTTAAAAGAACATTTATCACCTACCAGAAGTAATGGATTATTGTCAATGGTTAAACAGATAAAAATATACTCAATCGCTTTTCAAGCTAAAGCTTAAGTAAGATGGAAGAACATAATAAAGAATTGTCAAAAAAAGATGTTGAAGAGTTAGTTATTGAAACTCTAAAAACTATTTATGACCCTGAAATTCCTGTTGATATCTACGAAATGGGATTGATTTATGAAATTAAAATAGATGATGAATTTAATGTTCAAATTGATATGACATTAACATCTCCATCTTGTCCTGTAGCAGAAAGTTTACCTGAAGAAGTTCGACAAAAAGTAGATGATATGTGGAGCGTAAAATCTGCAAAAGTTGAATTAGTTTGGGAACCAACTTGGGGAAAAGAAATGATGAGTGAAGAGGCGCTATTAGAATTAGGTATGATGTAAACTTTTTTACTAATTTTGAGCCTCATTGATTTTAACCTTTTGACTCTTTGAAAAAAACATTATTATACCTTTCGTTTATCTTTTTAAGTTACCTTTCTTATGCAGCAGCAGGAGGTAATGGAAATGGCATGGGGGCTCCTGGAGGAGGAAATGGCATGGGTAATAATGGTATGGGACCAAACAGTGGAGTACCAATAGATGGTGGTATTGGTTTTTTAATTGCTGGAGGATTATTGTATGGAGCTAAAAAAACATACGATTTAAGAAAAGATGAAAACCAAAAGCATTAGGCGCTAATTAGTAGTTTGATTATTATTAATAGCCGAAATTCTCCAATCAAGTCCCGCTAAGCCATTTAACATTTCAAAAGCTGGGTATTCATCTGTTAGTACTTGAGCTTTAGAAATATCTATTTTACTCATATCAAGAAACTCTTCATTTTTTTCAACTTTATTTAATGACGAAATAAATAACAAGTTTCTGTTATTAACATCAATAGAAGTTGGCCAAACTTCTGTACTTAAATTTGCATCAATAAGCGTTTTATAAATTGACTGTAATCCAACACCTTTCTTTCCTTCAATATAATTATAACTATTAATCAAAACGTGGCCATCTTTATTAAGAATCTTTTTAACCTCAACTAGGCTTTCTTTTGTTATAATATGACTTGGTGTTTCTTCACCTCTAAACGTATCAAATATAATTACATCATATTTATTTTTTGAAAGCTTTATAAAATGTCTAGCATCATCAACAGTTACATTAATTGTTTCCGGTAAATCAAAATAAGTTTTAGCAACATAATTTATTCTTTTATCTAATTCACAAACCTCAACATTATATCCATTTTCAAATAAACTTTTAGCAAGACTTCCTCCCCCTAAACCAAGCAAAAGCACACTCTTATTTTTTAAATTTAATGATGAGATATAATCTGTTAGCTTTGGAACGTAAGTAAAATATTTTTCTGAATTTTCATCTAGGGTGATGCTTCTATTTTCTTTAGTTTGAGAGATTCCATTTACATAAAGCCACCTAACTTTTTCTGAATTATTACCGGCTTTATTGAAA
Encoded proteins:
- a CDS encoding YdcF family protein, with the translated sequence MYFYLGQSDTKLDTDPAYIVVMSGGGIPSESGLMRTYMTAEVAHKFKTAKIIVTMPGDYTDTLSSSYLMKKELVIRGIDENRIIFENRGTNTRSQALEVGKLMDKKLPTLLVTSPEHMYRSLKSFQKIGFTKISGQAAFSHPVEASFLFEDNELGGNNMIPNIGNNTQLRYQFWSHLNYQIIVYREYVAIAFYKIKGWL
- a CDS encoding HesB/IscA family protein, whose amino-acid sequence is MITVSENAKNQAIKLMSEDGSPKDSFIRVGVKGGGCSGLVYDLTFDHVINEDDKVFEDNGVKIVCDKKSILYLAGTELDFSGGLNGKGFLFKNPNANRTCGCGESFSL
- the sufB gene encoding Fe-S cluster assembly protein SufB gives rise to the protein MAGYTEEDLEKDLENQEYKYGFTSNIESEVIPKGLNEDVIRLISSKKEEPQWLLDYRLKAFALWQNMTEKHWAHVKYPKVDFQDLSYYSAPKKKENVNWEDVDPEMKATMDKLGISMDEQKALSGVAVDFVFDSVSVKTSFQDKLHDLGIIFCSFSEAVKNHPELVKQYMGTVVPATDNFYAALNAAVFSDGSFCYIPKGVRCPMELSTYFRINEASTGQFERTLLIADEGSYVSYLEGCTAPQRDENQLHAAVVELIALDNAEIKYSTVQNWYPGDKEGKGGIYNFVTKRGICHNNSKISWTQVETGSAVTWKYPSCILKGDNSIGEFYSVAVTNNYQQADTGTKMIHLGKNTKSTIISKGISAGFSNNSYRGLVQINKNATNARNFTQCDSLLMGDKCGAHTFPYIEAKNSSAKIEHEATTSKIGEDQIFYCNQRGIDTEKAINLIVNGYCKEVLNKLPMEFAVEAQKLLEISLEGSVG
- the sufC gene encoding Fe-S cluster assembly ATPase SufC; the encoded protein is MLSIKNLHASINDKEILKGINLEIKAGEVHAIMGPNGSGKSTLSSVLAGREDYEVTQGEVNFDGKDLLELNPEDRAREGLFLAFQYPIEIPGVSNINFLKTAISEKREYLGQEPATAKEFLAMVKEKSALVELDAKLASRSVNEGFSGGEKKRNEIFQMAMLEPKLAILDETDSGLDIDALRIVANGVNLLKSPKNATVVITHYQRLLDYIVPDFVHVLYNGRIVKSGTKELALELEEKGYDWIKEEVNA
- the sufD gene encoding Fe-S cluster assembly protein SufD, whose product is MTTQELTKKDILLENLSQLDFSNEPQFAKELRAKSKLAIAKLDFPSSKTEYWKYTRVGKIINKNYNIQREVSTNNLDISSFLIPNLDANIVVIENGFYREDLAKVENENGVKIISIKNSIANSDEFVKDHLGSLAKVENEIFVALNSFSFTDGVYIGLDKNIIASKPIHIINIVTESSLHTNTRTIVKAHDGASVKIIETFVKLNAENSFSNSVAEFFLNPNSKIEYNKIQDKEDNNYHIATEQAYQRADSTFTINTAIFNGAIVRNNLNIEVNASNCETNLNGLYLGKNQDHIDNHTVVDHMKPHCNSNEVYKGVLDDESIGVFNGKVFVRQDAQITNAFQQNNNILLSDNASVNSKPELEIYADDVKCSHGSTTGQIDDEAIFYLQSRGISRRSALNLMINAFAKDALEKITLEPLQIYIDQKIEERFAK
- a CDS encoding SufS family cysteine desulfurase, translating into MLNIKKIRADFPILAREVNGKPLVYFDNGATSQKPQQVIDVIDKYYTFQNSNIHRGIHTLSQEATDAYEKARITVQNFINAKHEHEVIFTSGTTGSINLVASSFAKKHLNKGDEIIISTMEHHSNIVPWQMVCEDYGAILKVVPINDKGEFLFEEFEKLLSDKTKLVAVTHVSNTLGTINPVKEIIKKAKAIGAFTLIDGAQAVPHKKVDVQELDCDFYVFSGHKMLGPTGVGILYGKEAILNSLPPYQGGGDMIKTVTFEKTTYNELPHKFEAGTPNIVGGIALAAAIDYMNNIGIHNIEAYEHELLTYATEKIKQIEGLRIIGEAKQKASVLSFVVDGTHPSDIGMIIDKLGVAIRTGHHCTEPLMNRLNVPGTARASFAFYNTTEEIDIFIEGLKRAIKMLV
- a CDS encoding SufE family protein, which translates into the protein MTIKEIQEEIVDEFALFDEWMDKYEHIIELGKDLPIIEEKYKTEDNLIKGCQSRVWLHAELNDGKIIFTADSDAIITKGIIALMIRVFSNHTPKEIAESDLFFIDQIGLKEHLSPTRSNGLLSMVKQIKIYSIAFQAKA
- a CDS encoding iron-sulfur cluster assembly protein, giving the protein MEEHNKELSKKDVEELVIETLKTIYDPEIPVDIYEMGLIYEIKIDDEFNVQIDMTLTSPSCPVAESLPEEVRQKVDDMWSVKSAKVELVWEPTWGKEMMSEEALLELGMM
- a CDS encoding PID-CTERM protein-sorting domain-containing protein, with protein sequence MKKTLLYLSFIFLSYLSYAAAGGNGNGMGAPGGGNGMGNNGMGPNSGVPIDGGIGFLIAGGLLYGAKKTYDLRKDENQKH
- a CDS encoding fused MFS/spermidine synthase, yielding MLSFIEGLVVMGTELLGAKMLAPFFGSSLYVWSSVMAITLGGLAFGYFFGGKISLREKQELNLYKILLIGSLFTMLMPFTSKVALNIIGFYSLLPAVFCSTFIVLFPPVFLMGMVSPIIIKIISKNTNESGNSAGTVYAISTFGGIISTLAFGFYVIPVYGLTMPAIISGATLGILPLIMLIKRKRYSDTLPFVIGIIISLYQLIFDFNQPREGVDLIYQSEGILGQISVYDYSSNNFNKAGNNSEKVRWLYVNGISQTKENRSITLDENSEKYFTYVPKLTDYISSLNLKNKSVLLLGLGGGSLAKSLFENGYNVEVCELDKRINYVAKTYFDLPETINVTVDDARHFIKLSKNKYDVIIFDTFRGEETPSHIITKESLVEVKKILNKDGHVLINSYNYIEGKKGVGLQSIYKTLIDANLSTEVWPTSIDVNNRNLLFISSLNKVEKNEEFLDMSKIDISKAQVLTDEYPAFEMLNGLAGLDWRISAINNNQTTN